A single genomic interval of Polyangia bacterium harbors:
- a CDS encoding tetratricopeptide repeat protein — protein MTYGALLSSKLISEGKFQEAVEAASQEISLQPDEPEAYFNRGQARVGMDQLAQAVADYQRALTMNASDSAMDPEAVDDELFFALRTLATQRQDDPAASVATLREYVSMLPHGRHVEDVAKWIDKLRGVETVWYRERA, from the coding sequence ATGACGTACGGTGCGCTTCTTTCGAGCAAGTTGATCAGCGAGGGCAAGTTCCAGGAGGCGGTAGAGGCGGCCAGCCAGGAGATCAGCCTGCAGCCGGACGAGCCCGAGGCCTATTTCAACCGTGGCCAGGCCCGAGTGGGCATGGATCAGCTGGCGCAAGCGGTGGCTGATTACCAGCGTGCCCTGACCATGAACGCCAGCGACAGCGCCATGGATCCGGAAGCGGTCGACGACGAGCTGTTCTTTGCCCTGCGCACGCTGGCCACCCAGCGCCAGGACGATCCCGCCGCGTCCGTGGCCACCCTGCGGGAGTATGTCTCGATGTTGCCGCACGGCCGGCACGTCGAGGACGTGGCGAAGTGGATCGACAAGCTGCGCGGCGTGGAGACGGTCTGGTACCGCGAGCGCGCTTGA
- the yajC gene encoding preprotein translocase subunit YajC, with protein MAQQAPGGSALTQFLPLILIFGVFYFLVIRPQSKKAKQHQSMLSELKKGDEVVTQGGIIGKIAGIKDNELTLQVQEGVRLRVTRAAVTGRYNGAEAPKTDAKAS; from the coding sequence ATGGCTCAGCAAGCACCGGGCGGCAGCGCCCTGACGCAGTTCTTGCCGTTGATCCTGATTTTCGGCGTGTTCTATTTCCTGGTGATCCGTCCGCAGTCGAAGAAGGCCAAGCAGCATCAGTCGATGCTGTCGGAGCTGAAAAAGGGCGACGAGGTGGTCACGCAGGGGGGAATTATCGGCAAGATCGCCGGCATCAAAGACAACGAGCTGACACTGCAGGTGCAAGAAGGTGTTCGCCTGCGCGTCACCCGCGCCGCCGTGACCGGCCGCTACAACGGCGCGGAAGCACCCAAGACCGACGCCAAAGCTTCGTAA